From the Musa acuminata AAA Group cultivar baxijiao chromosome BXJ1-2, Cavendish_Baxijiao_AAA, whole genome shotgun sequence genome, one window contains:
- the LOC135610086 gene encoding histone H3.2-like has product MARTKQTARKSTGGKTPHKKLATKASRKTAPATGGVKKPHRFRPGTVALREIRKYQKNTELLIRKLPFQRLVREIAQAFKTDLRFQMSAVSALQEAAEAYLVGLFEDTNLCAIHAKRVTIMPKDIQLARRIRGERA; this is encoded by the coding sequence ATGGCGAGGACGAAGCAGACGGCTCGCAAGTCGACGGGCGGCAAGACGCCCCATAAGAAGCTGGCGACGAAGGCGTCCAGGAAGACGGCGCCGGCGACGGGAGGGGTGAAGAAGCCGCACCGGTTCCGCCCAGGGACGGTGGCTCTGCGGGAGATCCGCAAGTATCAGAAGAACACGGAGCTGCTCATCCGGAAGCTACCGTTCCAGCGGCTGGTGCGTGAGATCGCGCAGGCCTTCAAGACGGACCTTCGGTTCCAGATGTCGGCGGTGTCGGCGCTGCAGGAGGCGGCCGAGGCGTACCTGGTGGGCCTCTTCGAGGACACCAACCTCTGCGCTATCCACGCCAAGCGGGTCACCATCATGCCCAAGGACATCCAGCTCGCACGCCGCATCAGGGGCGAGAGGGCTTGA